Proteins encoded in a region of the Elizabethkingia bruuniana genome:
- a CDS encoding TAT-variant-translocated molybdopterin oxidoreductase has protein sequence MASNKIQFRSIHELKDPTLTNKLAQKEFAEEIPVDEFLGNEEKMNGSSTSRRDFLKLLGFSTAAVTLAACEAPVVKTIPYVVKPHDIIPGVPNYYASSYFDGFDFASVLVKTREGRPIKIEPNPAAGNLGKTNARAQASVLSLYDNDKIKQPKVNGKEATFDEVDNTVFKALADAQASNKKVVLLSHSIPSPTFKKLFGDFKAKYPNAELVTYDAFPYAAALDAAQEVFGSRNIPVYDLSKSQLVVSFNADFLGDFNGASLETSYAAARVPGDKMLRHVQIESNMSLTGANADTRIKQKPSQLYKTLVEVYNGLNGGTSDKIAASIVKELQAKGSNAVVFADGSKAAHVLAHLINQKLASNAFTGKASYLKEFDGARYNEFLSWLNGGQVGVVITNNIDPVYSSNKGAQFKAALSKANFVVAIADKNNEVAKAAKVVIPATHWLESWGDVMPETGVYTLMQPTIQKVYKSRQTEESLLIWTNGKGATNNNYYDYLKANAVSILGGTSFNQALYNGFNNVSGGNNLSYSGGNASQAVSELQAFKASDLELVLNTNTAIGDGTQANNPWLQELPDPITRMSWDNYLTISPADAKKLGLDNDLNARMQLDGSIVNLTVNGVTLKDVPVFIQPGQAEGSVGLALGYGKTDNGEVAKTGINAYPLFDGSNLALSGVALEKTGEMHQFAGMQLQNTLMGRYEIAKEVPLQTFLHKDVNDWNKPLEMHTYGGSLPMGKIDLWDNNDDTDGPHFNLSVDLNSCTGCGACVIACQAENNVPVVGKEEIRMSRDMYWLRIDRYYSSKEKIETKEGLDKGLNVPQLYDILIEPSETPDVIFQPVMCQHCNHAPCETVCPVAATSHGKQGQNQMAYNRCIGTRYCANNCPYKVRRFNWFNYALNDKFDYNMNNDLGRMVLNPDVVVRTRGVMEKCSMCIQMTQASILEAKKDGRRVADGEFQTACSKACSTGAMQFGDMNDNGSHVRSLFGSKRRYYLLEEIGTKPNVFYHTKIRNREEKEV, from the coding sequence ATGGCTTCAAATAAAATACAATTCAGAAGTATTCACGAACTAAAAGATCCAACTTTAACAAACAAGTTGGCTCAGAAAGAATTTGCCGAAGAAATTCCGGTAGATGAATTCCTAGGGAATGAGGAAAAAATGAATGGTTCTTCTACCAGCAGAAGAGATTTCCTAAAACTTTTAGGATTCTCTACAGCAGCAGTAACACTTGCTGCTTGTGAAGCTCCGGTAGTTAAGACTATTCCTTATGTTGTGAAACCTCACGATATTATCCCGGGTGTACCAAACTACTATGCATCGTCTTATTTTGACGGATTCGATTTTGCTAGTGTACTGGTAAAAACAAGAGAAGGGCGTCCAATTAAAATTGAACCAAACCCGGCAGCAGGCAACCTTGGTAAAACAAATGCAAGAGCTCAGGCAAGTGTTCTTTCTCTTTATGACAATGATAAAATAAAGCAACCAAAAGTTAACGGTAAGGAAGCTACTTTTGATGAAGTAGACAATACTGTATTTAAGGCTTTGGCAGATGCTCAGGCATCAAACAAGAAAGTAGTATTACTTTCTCACTCAATACCAAGCCCTACTTTCAAAAAACTTTTTGGTGACTTCAAAGCTAAATATCCTAATGCTGAGTTAGTAACTTACGATGCATTCCCATATGCTGCTGCACTAGATGCAGCTCAGGAAGTATTCGGAAGCAGAAACATCCCAGTTTATGATCTAAGCAAATCTCAGTTGGTAGTATCTTTCAACGCAGATTTCTTAGGAGATTTCAACGGCGCTAGCTTAGAGACTTCTTATGCAGCAGCAAGAGTTCCTGGAGATAAAATGTTGAGACACGTACAGATTGAATCTAACATGTCCTTAACAGGAGCAAACGCTGATACAAGAATTAAGCAAAAGCCTTCTCAGCTTTACAAAACTTTAGTAGAAGTTTATAATGGATTAAATGGTGGTACTTCTGATAAGATTGCTGCTTCTATCGTTAAAGAACTTCAGGCTAAAGGAAGCAATGCAGTAGTATTTGCTGATGGTTCTAAAGCGGCACACGTTTTAGCACACTTAATTAACCAAAAATTAGCTTCTAATGCTTTCACTGGTAAGGCTTCTTACCTGAAAGAATTTGACGGAGCTCGTTATAATGAATTCCTTTCTTGGTTAAACGGTGGTCAGGTAGGTGTTGTTATTACAAATAACATCGATCCTGTATATTCTTCTAACAAAGGCGCTCAGTTCAAAGCTGCTTTATCAAAAGCAAACTTTGTAGTAGCAATTGCAGATAAAAATAACGAAGTAGCTAAAGCAGCTAAAGTTGTTATCCCTGCAACGCACTGGTTAGAATCTTGGGGTGATGTAATGCCTGAAACAGGTGTTTACACTCTAATGCAGCCAACTATCCAAAAGGTTTACAAATCAAGACAAACTGAAGAGTCTCTTTTAATCTGGACAAACGGAAAAGGAGCTACTAACAATAATTACTACGATTACCTTAAAGCAAACGCTGTATCAATCCTTGGTGGTACTTCATTCAACCAGGCATTATACAACGGTTTCAATAATGTAAGTGGTGGTAACAACCTTTCTTATTCAGGAGGTAATGCTTCTCAGGCTGTTTCTGAGTTACAGGCATTCAAAGCTTCTGATTTAGAATTAGTATTAAACACCAATACTGCGATTGGAGATGGTACACAAGCTAACAACCCTTGGTTGCAAGAATTACCAGATCCTATCACAAGAATGTCGTGGGATAACTATTTAACTATTTCTCCTGCTGATGCTAAGAAATTAGGTTTAGATAATGATCTTAATGCCAGAATGCAGTTAGACGGTTCTATCGTTAACCTTACTGTAAATGGTGTAACATTAAAAGATGTTCCTGTATTCATCCAGCCAGGACAAGCAGAAGGATCTGTTGGTTTAGCCCTTGGATATGGTAAAACAGACAATGGTGAAGTAGCTAAAACTGGTATCAATGCTTATCCATTATTCGACGGATCTAACCTTGCTCTTTCAGGTGTTGCACTTGAAAAAACAGGTGAAATGCACCAGTTTGCAGGAATGCAGCTTCAAAACACCCTAATGGGACGTTATGAAATCGCAAAAGAAGTTCCGTTACAAACATTCTTACACAAAGATGTTAACGATTGGAACAAACCATTAGAAATGCACACTTACGGAGGTTCTTTACCAATGGGTAAAATTGACCTTTGGGATAATAATGATGACACTGATGGTCCTCACTTCAACCTTTCTGTCGACCTTAACTCATGTACAGGTTGTGGAGCTTGTGTAATTGCTTGTCAGGCAGAAAACAACGTTCCTGTAGTAGGTAAAGAAGAGATCAGAATGTCTCGTGATATGTACTGGTTAAGAATTGACCGTTACTATTCTTCTAAAGAGAAAATCGAAACTAAAGAAGGTCTTGATAAAGGACTTAACGTTCCTCAGCTTTACGATATTCTTATCGAACCATCTGAGACTCCGGACGTAATCTTCCAACCGGTAATGTGCCAGCACTGTAACCACGCTCCATGTGAAACTGTATGTCCGGTAGCGGCAACATCTCACGGTAAGCAAGGTCAAAACCAAATGGCATACAACAGATGTATTGGTACAAGATATTGTGCAAACAACTGTCCTTACAAAGTAAGAAGATTCAACTGGTTCAACTATGCATTAAACGATAAGTTTGATTACAACATGAACAATGACCTTGGCCGTATGGTACTAAACCCGGATGTTGTGGTTAGAACCAGAGGGGTAATGGAGAAATGTTCAATGTGTATCCAAATGACTCAGGCATCAATCCTTGAAGCTAAGAAAGACGGCAGAAGAGTTGCTGATGGAGAATTCCAGACAGCTTGTTCTAAAGCTTGTTCTACAGGAGCTATGCAGTTCGGAGACATGAATGATAACGG